From Camelina sativa cultivar DH55 chromosome 5, Cs, whole genome shotgun sequence:
TCCCTCTTGGAACAACCCACGAAGAGAATCCTCTGCATCCATATCtactaaaaacagagaaatcatcaCCTGCACTCCACGCGCTGTGATCAGACAGAGGGTAGCAACAACCGATATCTCCACCGGAggtttcgtcttcttctcttccgtCACAACCAATGAGATCGTTGGTTTCGCAGCCGGCTTTACAGAGAGAAGAATCTTCACAGTCGTAAAGACCGATCACGTTTTctaaagagatggagaagaactGGTTTGCGGAGAAAGGGAAAGATCGTAAGTCGTTGAATTGGCGAcaagaaggagatgaagggaAGTCTACGAGGAGACCGTCTGCGAAGAACTCGATGATCCGGTAACTTTGGTGGTTTATATGAAGATATAGAGTGGAGGAGTTTGTGCAGGAGAGTCGAAAAGCGACGGACGAGGAGGAGGATAAGAGGTGGAAAGGGAAGGAGACTGAGAAGTCTCCGCACTTTTCCGGTGAACGGAGAGTGTCCGGCTGAGAGAGNNNNNNNNNNNNNNNNNNNNNNNNNNNNNNNNNNNNNNNNNNNNNNNNNNNNNNNNNNNNNNNNNNNNNNNNNNNNNNNNNNNNNNNNNNNNNNNNNNNNNNNNNNNNNNNNNNNNNNNNNNNNNNNNNNNNNNNNNNNNNNNNNNNNNNNNNNNNNNNNNNNNNNNNNNNNNNNNNNNNNNNNNNNNNNNNNNNNNNNNNNNNNNNNNNNNNNNNNNNNNNNNNNNNNNNNNNNNNNNNNNNNNNNNNNNNNNNNNNNNNNNNNNNNNNNNNNNNNNNNNNNNNNNNNNNNNNNNNNNNNNNNNNNNNNNNNNNNNNNNNNNNNNNNNNNNNNNNNNNNNNNNNNNNNNNNNNNNNNNNNNNNNNNNNNNNNNNNNNNNNNNNNNNNNNNNNNNNNNNNNNNNNNNNNNNNNNNNCCTGAGTAGATAGTTCCGGTTTTGCCTTGTGTGAGTTTATGTGAATCTTGAAACCCTTTGGTGGCTTCTTCTAGCTCACGGTATGTGAAGAGACGAGTCTTGTTGTAACCTTTGCGAAACGAAacactagtagtagtagttgcTGTAGAGATATCGAACTGTTGATCTGTATGAGTTGTTACAGGACGTTTAAGAAGGCAGAAGAGAGCTAACAGTGATCCCAGTATGAACAGAGGAGCTAAAActcctgcatatatatatatgactgatGATGTTAGCTAGAAGTTTGGTTCaaagaaattttgaatttattcagATGAGACTTGAGAGTATCGTAATTACCGGCTAAAACGGTGAGTTTCTTCCCCTTGTGTTTCTTGATCTCACATTTGTCTCCATATAATTCCTTACCGTCTTTGTAACAAGCTGCAATAACAGTAAATCAAGTAAGTTGCTTGTGATTCAAGAAACACTCGTCTGTTCAAACTAGGGCAAACTGAGTTACTTagcgaaccgaaccaaaccaaacctaaTGAATTACTATTATTCAATAGAGTAACAAAtctattaatttgttgtttagAATAGTGAAATAAGGTTACTTAAAAAGTACTGTATCATACACGTAAAACatgaaaaaggagaagaaaaaaagcttaCATTTTAAGCAACCGGTTCCATGGACGAAGCCATCGCCAACGAAGCCATCACGGCACACACATCGAACACTTCCTTCAATAGCCGTAGCGTTAACTGTTCGAGCCTCACGATCGCAAATAGCTTCCGAAGAGTTTCTCGGAATCCCCCACTCTAATTTAACTCCTCGTTTACCTCTATTGGTCCCTCTTGGAACAACCCACGAAGAGAATCCTCTGCATCCATATCtactaaaaacagagaaatcatcaCCTGCACTCCACGCGCTGTGATCAGACAGAGGGTAGCAACAACCGATATCTCCACCGGAggtttcgtcttcttctcttccgtCACAACCAATGAGATCGTTGGTTTCGCAGCCGGCTTTACAGAGAGAAGAATCTTCACAGTCGTAAAGACCGATCACGTTTTctaaagagatggagaagaactGGTTTGCGGAGAAAGGGAAAGATCGTAAGTCGTTGAATTGGCGAcaagaaggagatgaagggaAGTCTACGAGGAGACCGTCTGCGAAGAACTCGATGATCCGGTAACTTTGGTGGTTTATATGAAGATATAGAGTGGAGGAGTTTGTGCAGGAGAGTCGAAAAGCGACGGACGAGGAGGAGGATAAGAGGTAGAAAGGGAAGGAGACTGAGAAGTCTCCGCACTTTTCCGGTGAACGGAGAGTGTCcggctgagagagagagattgaggtTAGGGTTTGGAGAGttaagaggaggagaagaagtagaaacagAGCAGAGNAGAAGAAAAAAAGCTTACATTTTAAGCAACCGGTTCCATGGACGAAGCCATCGCCAACGAAGCCATCACGGCACACACATCGAACACTTCCTTCAATAGCCGTAGCGTTAACTGTTCGAGCCTCACGATCGCAAATAGCTTCCGAAGAGTTTCTCGGAATCCCCCACTCTAATTTAACTCCTCGTTTACCTCTATTGGTCCCTCTTGGAACAACCCACGAAGAGAATCCTCTGCATCCATATCtactaaaaacagagaaatcatcaCCTGCACTCCACGCGCTGTGATCAGACAGAGGGTAGCAACAACCGATATCTCCACCGGAggtttcgtcttcttctcttccgtCACAACCAATGAGATCGTTGGTTTCGCAGCCGGCTTTACAGAGAGAAGAATCTTCACAGTCGTAAAGACCGATCACGTTTTctaaagagatggagaagaactGGTTTGCGGAGAAAGGGAAAGATCGTAAGTCGTTGAATTGGCGAcaagaaggagatgaagggaAGTCTACGAGGAGACCGTCTGCGAAGAACTCGATGATCCGGTAACTTTGGTGGTTTATATGAAGATATAGAGTGGAGGAGTTTGTGCAGGAGAGTCGAAAAGCGACGGACGAGGAGGAGGATAAGAGGTGGAAAGGGAAGGAGACTGAGAAGTCTCCGCACTTTTCCGGTGAACGGAGAGTGTCcggctgagagagagagattgaggtTAGGGTTTGGAGAGttaagaggaggagaagaagtagaaacagagcagaggaagaagaagaagaaggaagaaacagaggaggcaTTTCAGGTTTTGGGCAAGAACAATCAATGAGTAAAAAAGATGTTttgtataaatgtttaaaaagaatatttaagaTCAATATGCATCAAAAGCTACATTCGTGGGACTTggaattatgaattttatttatttatttgggaattgtgataaaaaaaaaaaatgaatatcgACAAGCGTGTGTGCACAGTTGTTTTTGTTAGAAACTTAGAGAAATCACTTGATTTCCTAACTATTTTTGGGTtattaaaagatataatttGCATTTTGGACATAAAGAGTAAAAGAGCGCGAAAGAGAGATGCCACGTGTTGAGATCCTAATAGGTATAATGGAAAATGGAGGGCGGAAATAGATTATAGAAGTTGGGGAATAGGAGACTAATGGTCCGTTGAATAGCTAACACTTTGCACCATCGGACCTCGAGCTCTCCTATTTTTACTCCAAAACGCTAATCTCttgttttgatcaatttttaaaaaattattttactatatagttCTATTACCCTAATTACGGCCATACGTATCCgtataattcaagtttttttttttttttttgttttaatttgtattaaaaattaCGGAATGTGTCAGATATCTAAAAGGTTACTCGTTCTCTTCGCTACATAAAACTTGGGAACGGAGGAGAGGCTCACGGGGGCTCTACCGTTACGATGACTTAAGTTTGGTAACAGTGACTATCATACGCTAATGTTATATTCATAgacttaatttatatattttgtttttttttgttaatttatatactaTGTTATATTCATAGACTTAATTTATATACTTTGTTATAATCGGCTTACAGTTATAGACTTTGTAGTTATACCAGTTCATTATTATTAGTTGACCTTTGTTACCAAACGTCTTATAACTAACTTTtggattgtttttaaaaaataataaatatgagaatatagattgtttaaaaaaaaaaaaattgttttactggttaaaaactcaaaactaaaaaactGAATTACGacaatatattttctgtttattttctgtttaaatgtattttaaaaattaattatttttcacGATAGCTAGCttatgtttaatttaattatgttttaatttatttgccATGCTATCCATCtgtattttacaattat
This genomic window contains:
- the LOC104788733 gene encoding probably inactive receptor-like protein kinase At2g46850 encodes the protein MPPLFLPSSSSSSALFLLLLLLLTLQTLTSISLSQPDTLRSPEKCGDFSVSFPFHLLSSSSSVAFRLSCTNSSTLYLHINHQSYRIIEFFADGLLVDFPSSPSCRQFNDLRSFPFSANQFFSISLENVIGLYDCEDSSLCKAGCETNDLIGCDGREEDETSGGDIGCCYPLSDHSAWSAGDDFSVFSRYGCRGFSSWVVPRGTNRGKRGVKLEWGIPRNSSEAICDREARTVNATAIEGSVRCVCRDGFVGDGFVHGTGCLKSCYKDGKELYGDKCEIKKHKGKKLTVLAGVLAPLFILGSLLALFCLLKRPVTTHTDQQFDISTATTTTSVSFRKGYNKTRLFTYRELEEATKGFQDSHKLTQGKTGTIY